TGGAATCCCAGCTTGGAATGGAACTTCTTCTCGAGGAACTTTCACAAGCATATGTGGAAAGAACGGAAGAGATCCTAAAAACTGCGATCGAAAAGAAAAATCCAAACAATCCAATGGATAGAGCACTTGTGGATATTTCCGTGGAATATGGAAAAACAAGTTATATCCGCGCGGACATTAAGGAGAATAGAGAAGCTCCTTATACTCGCAGGATGTACAACCCGAGAGAATTCCATTACGTGGTGAATAAATACACCATCGAAAAAAATATGGAGTTAGGTTATCAATTCTTGGGAGAAGCCAAAGAAGCTAGGAATAACGCACTTAAGATAGAAAAACATTTGGAGAAACACCAAAAACTCCAACCTGAGCATAGAAAACATCGTATCGAAATGTATTTAGGAGCGATCAATCTTTGCAGGGACGCAAGATCCAATGCGATGAATATTTTCAAACTTAAGTATCCTTATGATAATTACTTTCTGCAAAGATCCGACGCTAAGACTGAAGAGACCCGTAATGAGATCGGTGAGATCACTCCGGGCGAAGTTGTTTCAGTAGAAGGAGTTACTTATGACTTCTCAACAAATCCTCTGGTTCGTGCAGATAATAGAATGAGCCCTGTATTCGATAAAAGAATTCCGGACGATTATCGTAGAGACGCTGTGGATATTTTAGGTAGAGTTTATGACGACGAGATCGACAATAAACTGTATCTTCGTTGGGACGCTGAGACTCGTAAAAAACTTCTGGGAGATAAAATTCCTCCAGGAGCTCAAAAAAGAAGACAAGCTGCAGCTGCAAGCCAGCCTAATAAATAAGAACTTTCCATTCTTCTGAAAAAATAAAAAGGCCCGTTTCCTAAAGGAGGTGGGCTTTTTTATTTCTGCAAGTGCATTCTACTTAAAGCGAACATTGTAAGTTATGTCGGAGATGAATTGTTGCATTCGTGTTTCTCCCTTTGACTTATGTTAAGAATTTGCTTTCCTTGTTCAGTGATGTACTAAAGCATAGTTCGCATGAATCCACTCAAGTTTATGGAAAGCCGTTTGGGCAGGTTTTCCCCGAAGTATCGTAAACTGGTATTACGCACCTATGTCGTAACCTTAAGATTGGTACTTACGGTAGCATTTCCGAATATGATCGCTGGGATTTTTTACGCGATCGTAGGTAATAGAGAAAAGCAGTACGTCTCTTTTCTAAAGGGTTCTAAAACTTGGGGAGCCGCAGTCATTAAAATGACCAAAACGGATCTTATGATTAAGAATGAAATGCAGATCCCTGAAAAAGGTCATATGATCTTCTTAAATCATGTAAACGAAATAGATTTTCCTTATGATTGCCTAGTTGTGAATAAACCTTATCTTGCGAACCAAGTGATTAAAAAAACTTTAGTAGCTTATTGGTGGATGAAGGCGATGGGTTCCCAGGTTTTTGAAACTTCTAAAGCAGCCACCATCGCAGTATCCGTTCGTAATTTAATAAAAGGACTTTCAACTACTTCTTATATAGTTTATCCGGAAGGTCATAATTCTTATTCCGAAATTATCCAACCTATGCAAAAAGGGATGGTTAAACTCGCTTATGAGAATAAGATCCCTGTGGTGGTAGTCTTAAAATCAGGGATCACCACTTACCAAACGGAACCTATGTTTGCTAAAGTAGGATATAAATTTATAGGAAGATACGAACCCTGGACTTACGCTAGCTGGGAGAGTTTTAGAGATTTCTTATACGAAACCATGAGCAAGGAAAAGATCGCATTAGACTCCGAGATCGGAACAGTGCGCGAACCTGTCTCTTCTAAATCCAAGTGATTAAAAGATTACTCATCGCAAACAGGGGAGAGATCTCTCTCCGTATCCAAAAAACCTGCAAAAGGTTAGGCATAGAGACTGTAGCCGTATATTCGGATGCGGATAAGGATGCACCTTTTGTAAAAGCCGCTGACTTTTCTTTTTATTTGGGGGAGTCGGAACCTTCTAAATCTTATTTAGTAATTCCTAATATACTCAAGGCTATCAAAGAAACCGGAGCGGATTCTGTTCATCCAGGTTATGGGTTTTTATCCGAGAAGGCCGAATTTGCAAGAGAACTTTCTAAAGCGGGGATTTCTTTTTTAGGACCTAAGCCTGAAACTGTGGATCTAATGGGAGATAAGATCCGTTCTCGTGCAGCCATGGAGAAGGCAGGAGTTCCCGTTGTTCCCGGATATGAAGGGGATTCCCAAGAACATTCCGTTTTGTTAAAAGAAGCGGAGAGGATCGGATTTCCGGTCATGATCAAGGCTAGTGCCGGTGGCGGTGGAAAAGGAATGAAACGTGTCTTTTCCAAAGAAGAATTTTTACCCGCATTAGAATCGGCCCAAAGAGAAGCAGGAAATGCTTTTGGGGACGCGAGAGTATTTTTAGAAAAGTATATTATAAACCCTAGACATATAGAAGTTCAGGTATTCGGTGATACTTCCGGAAAAGTAATCCATCTTTTCGAAAGAGAATGTTCCATCCAAAGAAGACACCAGAAGGTAGTGGAGGAATCTCCCGCACCTAATTTGCCTTCTGAACTGAAACAAAAGATATGTGAAGTAGCCGTTAAGGCCGCTTCTTCCATTGGTTATATCGGTGCTGGAACAGTTGAATTCATTTTAGGAGAAGATGGAGCATTCTACTTCTTAGAAATGAATACAAGACTGCAAGTAGAACATCCAGTTACCGAATCTGTAACCGGATTTGATTTGGTAGAATGGCAGATCAGAATTGCAGAAGGTGTGAGTATCGAAAAACTCACAGGTGGAAAATCTCCATCCCAGAGTGGACATGCGATCGAGGTTCGGTTGTACGCGGAAGATCCTGAGAATGAGTTCCTACCTTCCATCGGTAAAATAGAACTCGCCAGATTCCCGGAGGTCCAAAATTTGAGAGTGGATTCCGGGGTTATTACCGGTTCCGAAGTTTCTCTCTATTACGATCCAATGCTTGCGAAAGTGATCGGGATCGGAAAAACAAGAGAAGAAGCGCGTAAAAATCTGATCGCAGGCCTCGAAGAGACAATCGTATTCGGGCCGATCACAAATCTGAATTATTTAAAAGCAATCTTGGAACATTCCGAGTTCGTAAACGGAAATACCAATACTCATTTTTTAGAAAAACATAAAATAGTTTGGGAAGAATCCGGAGAAGAAAAAGAGGCACTTATGAAAACTGCTTCTTTCCTTGCGAACCGTTCAGTGAAAACTTCCTCCGTATGGGAAGCCGTAGGGCCGAACGGAGTTTGGGGAGAAATATCTTGAACCGTTTGTTCCGACTTCAGTGGAAAGAAAAAGAATATGTATTGGATCTGGGAGATTCTTCCTCCAGATTATTCGGTCCTGAAAAAAAATGGGAGTCACTTCTGACTCATTATTCTTGGACAGAAGGAAAGGACGGTTCTTATTCTTTACCTGACGGGAGTGTCGCATTACTTAGAAGCGGAAAACTTTTCATTCATACGAAAGGAAAAACATTCCAGTTTGCGATCAGAGGAAGGGAATCTTCCGATGCACAGACCGCTTCTTTGGAAATTAAAAGTCCGATGCCGGGAAAGATCATCAAGGTAGAAGTGAAGCCCGGAGACTCTGTTAAGAAAGGACAGACCCTTGCAGTTGTGGAAGCAATGAAGATGGAGCACGCATTGAAGGCCGGGGGAGATGCTAAAGTACAAGAAGTACTCGCTCAACCGAGTGATATAGTTTCCCAAGACCAGTTGCTTATCAAATTAAGCGAATCATAAATTTCTGCTCGAGTTATAAACTGAAATGTTTTCTAAGACTGAAACATTTCAGTATTGTTAAAATTTAAATTCTTATTTCGAACAAACGATATGATAATTTTAGAATACGGTTCGTTTGGAAGCCCATGACCCTAGATCAAAAGAAAAGGTTCCAGGAATAAATTTGACATCGGGTCAGATACTATTATACATTGCGAATTCCATAAAAATTTTCAGGTTACTGCATGAAGCATTTCCTTATTCGCATAGGCATAATTGCTATATTGGCCTTTGTTTCGACTCAAAATATCTCCGCTGATCCGGGCCTTTTGGACGGTTGTGAAAAACCTCCTGAAAGAACGGATCTACCATTCTATATCAGTCCTAAAAGACAACTTTGTAAAAAGGATTTAGAAAAGAAGAAGGAAGGTTGGTTCCCAACCGGATTGCCTCTTTTAAATTCAGATCCGAATACAGGGATCGGTTACGGTATTCGTGTATTTGCATACAATAATGGAAAAAAAGAAGATCCGTTTTTCGAATATACTCCTTACAAATTCAGGATTTACGCTCAGTACTTCAATACCACAAAACAACGCCAGTATCAGGACGTTGCTTTCGATGCGCCTTACGTGTTCGGTACACAATGGCGTTTGAGAGGAGAAGGTGTATATGATGCCAACCCGAATACGTTATTCTTCGGTTTAGGAGAATCTTCTCTCCAAACCTTAAGTTATACGGATAGGAACCAGGATGGAGGGTCTGTTTTTACTAACGCAACTTTTGCAGACCAACAAAGAAACCTGGCTTATACTAGACCTGGTGGTCCTGGAGATCCTGTCGATGTTAACGGTTCCGTATATAACGGATTCCCTGCGCAGAACGGATTTAGAGTGACAGACTCTCAGTATAACCGTTATAATTTGATCTCTCCTACAGCGATGCTGAGTGGAGAAAGATCATATGTCGGAGGAACTGTCCGACTCGTTGCAGGACTTCGTATGTCTCAGAATATCGTAAGGGCGTTTGATGGAACTCTTGCGAATGCTACAGATCCGATCTTAGGTGATTCTCCTTTCAGTGCAGGTGGAAGAGCGATCAGCGGTACTACTAAAATTACCGAAGATTATAACTCAGGAAAGATCTTAGGATATCATGGTGGTATGGTAAACACACTTCGTTTAGGTGTGGTTTACGATACGAGAGATTTGGAACCGGATCCGAACCAAGGTGTGTTTTTAGAAGCAACTTACGAAAGATCTGCAAAAACTTTCGGATCTAATTTCGATTATTCTAAATATTTCACTCAGGCAAAATTCTTCTGGAGCCCATTCCCAAGAGTTTTCGACAAATTGGTTGTCGCAGGCCGTGGAGGTTTCTCTGTTACTGAAGGAGATGCTCCATTCTTCGAATATCGTAATATGTGGGGAACAGAAGGTGTGATCTCCGGACTAGGCGGACGTACTACATTAAGAGGTTATAAACAAGATCGCTTCGTAGGACGTGCGATGGGTTGGGGTAATATCGAACTTCGTTGGAAATTCGGTTCCCTTTCAGTTGCAGGACAACACTTTGCATTCAACTTAGTTCCATTTTTGGACTTTGGGCGAATCTGGGACGACGAACATAAGGTTGGGACTAAGGATTATAAATATTCCCGAGGTCTTGGGCTCAGGATCGCTTGGAACCAAACGACGATCATCATGTTCGACTACGCTGTTTCTAGAGAAGATAAGCAGCTATTCGTAAACTTCAACCACGCGTTCTAAGGAAACAGAAATGAGAAAAGTATATTATATAATAAGATCATTATTCACCTTATTCGCGTTTAGTATGCTCGCGATGGGTTGTGAAGAAAAATTAGATCGTAGTCCTTATGGCTTCAGAGAAGAAGACGATAGTGATTTAATCGCTGGAGCGATCTTCTTCCAAGCTTTTACTACTAATCCAGATGGAACAACAACAGATGCCACAAGCGGTTTGATGTGGAAGACTTGTAGCCAAGGCCAGGTGTTCAGCGGAACTACTACGAATTTCAGTTGTAGAGGAGCTAGTGGCACTTTGGCAAATCCGAGTTCTTTCGGAGCGAAAGAACTACAATATTGTAGTGTTGATCTGAATTCTTGTAATACATTAGGAATTCCTCAAACACTTACAAATGTATCTCCGATCGGGATTCCAGGAAATTCAGAGGCATTAGATTCTTGTGCAAATGATAACACAGGTGGTCATAATGACTGGAGAGTTGCTAGTTTCTTAGAGTTAAAATATTTAAGCTCTAATAGCCGCAACTTCATGCTTTTAAAATTCCCAGATACAATAGAGGCATTCTATTGGAGTTCGACAGCAAATGAACAAGATGTAGGAGGTAAGACAGCTAGAGCGGTATCTTTCACCAGAGATAGATTTGGGGAAGATGAATCTTTTAGCAAGACTACCAGATATTTTGTTCGTTGTGTAAGGTAATTTACAAATTCATAATGCCCTCGTTGCCTAAACGAGGGTTCACTTATATATCCCTTATATCTGGGTCGAAAACGTGTTTTGCTAATGTTTCATATGCTAATTTTTTTATAACCCTTGTGATGAAAGGGAACTTTTGCGTGACGAACGGGGTCAACAAAACTCTAATTCGAAATTTTCAATTGACATAAGTTATTGGAACTTTAATAACTAACGAACTTAAAATCTTAGATCCGGAGTGTACATGAGGATTAAAGAAATTAAATCGTTGGTGCTAACGATTTGTTTTGTAGCAAGTTTCAATATAGACGCCCAAGATTTTATCCCTGAACCGGGATGCGAGAAACCTCCTGCTCGCAAAAATATGCCGTTTCATATGGATACTTCTAAACAGCTTTGTTCAAAAGATTTAGCTGTAAAAAGAGAAGGTTGGTATCCTACCGGACTTCCATTGATTAATTCAGATCCACTCGAGGGCGTTGGGTTTGGTGTTCGTGCGTATGCTTATAATAACGGTTTAAAATCAGATCCGTTATTCGATTATACTCCCTACAGAGTTAGGTTTTTTGCTCAGTATTTTAATACGAGTAAAAACGCTCAGTACCATCAGCTCAGTTTAGATATGCCGTTTATTGCGAATACGCAATGGCGTCTTCGCGCGGATGCGTTTCTGACAATTACTCCTACCACTCTTTACTTTGGAATCGGTGAAGGGTCTCTTAAGACTCTCAGCTATTTTGATCGAAACCAGCCAGGTGGAGATTATGTTAATAACGCTACATTCGCTGACCAAAGCAAAAATTTCGGTTATTATAGACCTGGAGGTCCTCAGGATCCGGTTTCCTTCGGAGGCAATACCTATTACGGGGTTCCAAGCCAACCGGGTTTCGTTGTTACTAACAAAATGTACAACGGATATATCATAGAAACTCCTATGGTCAATTTAAGTACTGAGAGATCTTTCTTTGGTGGAACCGTTCGTTTGGTCGCAGGGATAAAAGCTTCCGAAAATATGATCAGGACCTTTGATGGAAAGAAAGCTCCAGGTTACGATCCCGTTTTAGGTATGGATTATGGAGCAAATGTACCTAACGCTAAAACTCGCCTAACTCAAGATGCAGAAGCAGGTAAAATTTTAGGTTATCACGGTGGATATGTAAACGCAGTACGTCTCGCTTTAGTATATGATACTCGAGACTTCGAACCGGATCCTAATAGTGGAGTTTTCTTAGAAGGAACATTCGAGAAAAATAGCAAGGCATTTGGTTCGGACTTCAATTTCCAAAAATACTTTGCACAAGGAAAATTCTTCTGGAGCCCGTTCCCGAAAGTTTTCGACAAACTCGTTATCGCTTCTCGCTTCGGAGCAGGACTTTCCGAAGGAGATGTTCCATTCTTCGAATATCGTAATATGTGGGGAACGGAAGGTTTGATCGGAGGACTCGGAGGTATTCGTACCATCCGTGGTTATAAACAAGACCGTTTCGTAGGAAGAATGATGGGCTGGGGTAATATCGAGGTAAGATGGAAATTCGGATCCTTACGTGTGGGGGACGAATACTTCGCATTTAACTTAGTTCCATTTATGGACTTCGGACGTGTTTGGGATGACGAGCATAAGGTCGGAACTAAGGATTATAAATATTCACATGGTCTCGGACTTAGGATCGCTTGGAACCAAGCTACGATCATCATGATCGACTGGGCAAAATCAAGAGAAGACGAACAGTTATTCGTAAACTTCAGCCACGCGTTCTAAGGAAACAGAAATGAGAAAAGTATATTATATAATAAGATCATTATTCACCTTATTCGCGTTTAGTATGCTCGCGATGGGTTGCGAAGAGAAATTAGATCGTAGTCCTTATGGCTTCAGAGAAGAAGATGATAGCGATTTAATCGCTGGAGCGATTTTCTTCCAAGCTTTCACGAATAATGGAGATGGAACAACAACGGATGCCACAAGCGGTTTGATGTGGAAGACTTGCAGCCAAGGCCAAGTGTTCAGCGGAGATGCCACTAATTTCAGTTGCAGAGGAGCAAACGGGACGCTAGCGAATCCAAGTTCATTCGGAGCAAAAGAACTACAATATTGTAGTGTTGATCTGAATTCTTGTAATACATTAGGAATTCCTCAAACACTCACAAATGTATCTCCGATTGGTATACCAGGTAATTCAGAGGCATTAGATTCTTGTGCAAATGATAACACAGGGAGTCATAATGACTGGAGAGTGGCGAGTTTCTTAGAGTTAAAATATTTAAGCTCTAATAGCCGCAACTTCATGCTTTTAAAATTCCCAGATACAATAGAGGCATTCTATTGGAGTTCAACGGCAAATGAACAAGATGTAGGAGGTAAGACAGCTAGAGCGGTATCTTTCACCAGAGATAGATTTGGGGAAGATGAATCTTTTAGCAAGACTACCAGATACTTTGTTCGTTGTGTAAGGTAAACTAAAGAGGCGCTTGAAGATCCCCATGCACCAGATCATTGATCAGAATTGTATCATGTCTGGATGGGGATCTGTTCTCCGGATAATCGGTAGAATAATGAAGTCCTCTACTCTCGTGTCTGGCAAGTGCAGAACGAATAATTAATTCAGCCACCAAAACCAAATTACGAAGTTCTAATAGAGGATTTGTGACTATCGTCCTATTATAATAGTCTCTGACTTCCGCATAGATCAAATCCATTCTTCTTTTTGCTCTTTCTAAGCGTAGATTAGAGCGGACAATTCCGACGTAATTGGACATCGTGTTTTTGATCTCCGAAAGATCATGGGAGATCAATACCCATTCTTCCGTATTGACTAAACCTTCTTTGTCCCAAGCAGGGATCTGTTCATGTTCAGGCAAGAAGTCCGGCGGATTTTTGCGGATCTCTTCTGCGATCCGATTGGAGAATACTAGACATTCCAACAAACTATTAGAAGCAAGACGGTTTCCACCGTGGACTCCCGTGCAGGAAGCTTCTCCTGCTGCGAATAAATTTTCTATCCTTGTTTTTCCCCAAAGATCAGTTGCGATCCCTCCGCACATGAAATGGGCCGCAGGAACAACCGGGATAGGATCAGTAGTGATATCTATTCCTAACTCGAGACATTTTGCATAAATAGAAGGGAAAGATTCTTTGATCTCTGCCGCAGGTTTATGTGAGATATCCAACCAAACATGTGGATCTCCCGACTTCTTCATCTCTGCGTCTATGGCTCTTGCGACTATATCTCTTGTGGCAAGATCAGCCATCGGATGGTATTTTTTCATGAACGGTTCTCCGTCCATTCCAAGTAATACCGCACCTTTTCCTCTGACTGCTTCGGAGATCAGAAATGAATCTCCTTTTTCATGATAAAGAGAAGTAGGGTGGAATTGGTAAAATTCCATATTCCGGATCTCTGCACCAGCACGATACGCACAAGCGACTCCATCGCCGGTTGCGATCTTAGGGTTTGTAGTATGGGAATAAACCTGCCCGGACCCTCCACTTGCGATGATCGTTTTTTTCGCGAGAATCGGGATTACTTCTCCGGTTTGGTTGGAAAGAACATAAGCCCCAAAACAAATAAGACCTTTCTTTTTGAGATGGTGCGGAGTGATCAGGTCTACCACAGTATGGTATTCTAATATTCTAATATTTGGGTTTTGTTTTACGATCTGAAGGAGGGTTTTTTCGATCTCGTGACCTGTTCTGTCATGAGCATGGACTATACGATTTGTTCCATGTCCGCCTTCTCTATGAAGATCGAATTCTCCTTCTTGGTTCAGGTTGAATGGGACACCGTATTCTAAAAGTTCTTTGACTAGAGGAGGACCTTCTTCCACCAAAACTCGGACTGCTTCTGGATCGCAGAGTCCAGCTCCGGATTCTAAGGTATCTTTTACGTGATCCTCGAATTTGTCCCCCTGAGCAAAAACGGAGGCAATTCCACCTTGCGCATAATTGGTATTCGACTCGTAATCTGACTTCTTTGTCACGATCACTGTCTGACCTACATTAGAAAGTTTTAATGCTTGGAAAAGACCGGTAATACCGCTCCCAATGACTAGAAAATCGGTTTTAATTCTTGGCATTTATACAGATGATTCGGCGGCTATTATACCGCCGAGATTTGAGAATTACTTACGTTTTGTGCCTGTGTTTAAAAGAGCTTCTACGTAATCTATGGAACGGATCAATTGGAAATCAGGCTTGATCGGATCGTTCTTATGTTCTTGGATGAACTTCTCCGCTTGTCCGTTTGATTTTACCCAGCCATCCAGCTTTTTCACGTCGAAATGGCTTTTTTCCTCAGCGGAAGAAGGTAACTCAGGAAGGTGATTCCACATGTTCTCTTCGCGATAATGGAATGGGAAACTACCGTCTTCTTCGGAAGAAACATCCACATCAGGTTTCACTCCGACTACTTGGATCGTGTTCCCGGAAGGTGCATAATATCTGGACTGAGTAAGTTTGATATAATAAGCTCCGTTTCCTCTTAACTCTTGTAGTTTTTGAACGGTTGCTTTTCCGAAAGATCTCTCTCCCAGGATCAAACCTCTACCATGATGTTTGAGTGCAGAAGCTACAATTTCAGAAGCAGAAGCGGATTTCGCATTGATTAGAACCGCAACCGGCAGATCAGTCAGATCTTTTTTACCTGCGTTCGAATCTTCAGGACTTCTATTCGGACTTTTTACGGAAACGATTAATCCGTTAGTTACGAACATATCCGCAAGATCAATCGCCAGATCCAAATAACCTCCAGGGTTATTTCTTAGATCTAGAACCAATGCTTTCAGTTTGGTTCCTTTAGAAGTAGATTGTTTTTCTAATTCTTTGAAATGTTGTACGAATTCTTTATCAACAGAAGGATCTGATTTTACGAAACCTGTTAGTTTGATATATCCAATATAAGGATGATTATCGATCAACTTGCTTGTGATATTTCGGATCTCGATCGTATCTCGGACCACTTCGATAGCCAATGTCCCCGCCACTCCTTTTCTGCGGATGGTCAGAACTACTTTGGATCCTTTTTTACCTTTGATCCTTTCTACTACCTTGTCGAGTAACATCCCTTTGGTAGATTTTCCGTCGACTGCAAGGATCACATCTCCGGCGCGAACACCTGCAGTAACTGCAGGTCTTCCTTCTAATGGATTTTCTACGATAACTTCTTTATTACCGCCGCCGCTTAAAATTGCCCCGATCCCTTCGAAACTTCCGTCTTCGATTTTTGCCATGGATTCTTCCCAGGCAGCTTTTAGGAATACTTGGCTATGCGGATCTAAAGAGGAAAGATAACCGTTAGCTGCAGCTAGATATACATCCTTGATGCTGAATGGTTCTTTTTCTTTAGGGTCTTCTTCTCCAAACGGATCTTTGAGTGGAGGAGTGGTATAATTTTGTAGATTTTTTTCGAGGTAAGCAAGAACACGATCAAAGTCTTTTTTGGAGAAGTTGGTCTGCTCCCATTTAGCGGTGAGCACTTTTTTGCGAACCTTCTCTCTTTCCACTAACTTAAGCACCTCGTCATTCGAAAGTTTAGGTTTGTTGGACTCTTCTTTCAGTTTTCTGTCTCGGATCTTCTCCACTTCTTTATAATCCGGATCGAATAGAACAAATTTGTCCTCCGGAGAAAGTTTGAAAGATTTGCCAGGGAAAATTTCATCCGACTCTTCGTATTTTTCTCGATCGGTAAAATAACTTTCCGGATACAAATAGAGGCCATGAGGCAAGGATAGAAGTGCAAAAACCGCTGCGTCCTTATAGGCGCGGTTTTTATCTATATTTTTATCTATATAGTTTCCCTCAACAGTCTTGACTACGCTGTCAAAATCTTTGAGAGTGAAATCTGCCGTGGTCTTGGAATTTCCGGAAGAAGGTTGGCAGAAGAAGATGCTCGTACATAAGATAACTGAAAGAAAGGATAAGGAGAGGGATTTCAAGCTTTTCAAATCGGGTCCTCTTTTTGCAAGGTTGATTTTCGATCATTTTCCACCCGGAACAAGCATTGTCAATCTATTCCCCCGAAATCTCTTATTCTATAAAGCTTTCGAAAAGTTCTGTATTCTTAGTT
Above is a genomic segment from Leptospira selangorensis containing:
- the nadB gene encoding L-aspartate oxidase, with translation MPRIKTDFLVIGSGITGLFQALKLSNVGQTVIVTKKSDYESNTNYAQGGIASVFAQGDKFEDHVKDTLESGAGLCDPEAVRVLVEEGPPLVKELLEYGVPFNLNQEGEFDLHREGGHGTNRIVHAHDRTGHEIEKTLLQIVKQNPNIRILEYHTVVDLITPHHLKKKGLICFGAYVLSNQTGEVIPILAKKTIIASGGSGQVYSHTTNPKIATGDGVACAYRAGAEIRNMEFYQFHPTSLYHEKGDSFLISEAVRGKGAVLLGMDGEPFMKKYHPMADLATRDIVARAIDAEMKKSGDPHVWLDISHKPAAEIKESFPSIYAKCLELGIDITTDPIPVVPAAHFMCGGIATDLWGKTRIENLFAAGEASCTGVHGGNRLASNSLLECLVFSNRIAEEIRKNPPDFLPEHEQIPAWDKEGLVNTEEWVLISHDLSEIKNTMSNYVGIVRSNLRLERAKRRMDLIYAEVRDYYNRTIVTNPLLELRNLVLVAELIIRSALARHESRGLHYSTDYPENRSPSRHDTILINDLVHGDLQAPL
- a CDS encoding S41 family peptidase codes for the protein MKSLKSLSLSFLSVILCTSIFFCQPSSGNSKTTADFTLKDFDSVVKTVEGNYIDKNIDKNRAYKDAAVFALLSLPHGLYLYPESYFTDREKYEESDEIFPGKSFKLSPEDKFVLFDPDYKEVEKIRDRKLKEESNKPKLSNDEVLKLVEREKVRKKVLTAKWEQTNFSKKDFDRVLAYLEKNLQNYTTPPLKDPFGEEDPKEKEPFSIKDVYLAAANGYLSSLDPHSQVFLKAAWEESMAKIEDGSFEGIGAILSGGGNKEVIVENPLEGRPAVTAGVRAGDVILAVDGKSTKGMLLDKVVERIKGKKGSKVVLTIRRKGVAGTLAIEVVRDTIEIRNITSKLIDNHPYIGYIKLTGFVKSDPSVDKEFVQHFKELEKQSTSKGTKLKALVLDLRNNPGGYLDLAIDLADMFVTNGLIVSVKSPNRSPEDSNAGKKDLTDLPVAVLINAKSASASEIVASALKHHGRGLILGERSFGKATVQKLQELRGNGAYYIKLTQSRYYAPSGNTIQVVGVKPDVDVSSEEDGSFPFHYREENMWNHLPELPSSAEEKSHFDVKKLDGWVKSNGQAEKFIQEHKNDPIKPDFQLIRSIDYVEALLNTGTKRK